In Halobaculum limi, one DNA window encodes the following:
- a CDS encoding sugar phosphate isomerase/epimerase family protein: MDIGVLTVPLGGESRADAFEYLSSIGVSAVELGVGGWPGQAHTDREALLADEDARETLRSDLEEYDLRVSAFATHNNPLHPDEERAAEADRELREAVELADEFGVDTVTCFSGLPAGGPNDEVPNWVTAPWPTEHSDAHDYQWEVAEEYWTDLAAHADHHGVDLAIEMHPNMLVYEPHGMLRLRELTNERVGANFDPSHLYWQGIDVTEAIRVLGDHDAIHHVHAKDTKVYESQAREKGVLDTTDYTEEGDRSWLFRSVGYGHGEEHWKDVVSTLRMVGYDGALSIEHEDSLTSSREGLEKAVDLLDRAVFETTPGDAYWAE; this comes from the coding sequence ATGGATATCGGCGTACTGACCGTTCCGTTGGGCGGAGAATCGCGGGCCGACGCGTTCGAGTACCTCTCGAGCATCGGCGTGAGCGCAGTCGAACTGGGCGTGGGTGGGTGGCCCGGTCAGGCACACACCGACCGTGAGGCGTTGCTCGCCGACGAGGACGCCCGCGAGACGCTTCGCTCGGACTTGGAGGAGTACGACCTCCGCGTGAGCGCGTTCGCGACCCACAACAACCCCCTCCACCCCGACGAAGAGCGCGCGGCCGAGGCCGACCGCGAACTCCGTGAGGCGGTCGAACTCGCCGACGAGTTCGGCGTCGACACCGTCACCTGCTTCTCCGGCCTGCCCGCAGGCGGCCCGAACGACGAGGTTCCCAACTGGGTCACCGCGCCGTGGCCGACCGAGCACTCCGACGCCCACGACTACCAGTGGGAGGTCGCCGAAGAGTACTGGACTGACTTGGCCGCACACGCCGACCACCACGGCGTCGACCTGGCCATCGAGATGCACCCGAACATGCTCGTGTACGAACCCCACGGAATGTTGCGCCTGCGCGAACTCACGAACGAGCGAGTCGGTGCGAACTTCGACCCATCGCACCTCTACTGGCAGGGCATCGACGTGACGGAGGCCATCCGCGTGCTCGGCGACCACGACGCCATCCACCACGTCCACGCGAAGGACACGAAGGTGTACGAGTCACAGGCCCGCGAGAAGGGCGTCCTCGACACGACCGACTACACCGAGGAGGGCGACCGCTCGTGGCTGTTCCGCTCGGTCGGCTACGGCCACGGCGAGGAACACTGGAAAGACGTCGTCTCCACGCTGCGGATGGTCGGCTACGACGGCGCACTCTCCATCGAACACGAGGACTCGCTCACCTCCTCGCGGGAGGGCCTGGAGAAGGCGGTCGACCTCCTCGACCGCGCCGTCTTCGAGACGACTCCCGGCGACGCCTACTGGGCGGAGTGA
- a CDS encoding Gfo/Idh/MocA family protein, with amino-acid sequence MSDPLDIGVLGYRFMGKAHANALDRLPMFFDDAPETNRHTIIGRDEEALAEAADTLGFQHTATDWREVVDEVDVFYNLGPNHLHVDPSIAALEAGTPVLCEKPLAPTLEGAREMHGAAQAADVPAACAFNYRFVPAIRYAKRLIDAGELGAIRQVRGRYLQDWLSDPDAPWSWRNDEEAAGSGALGDLGAHTVDLARFLVGDHAGEMKRISGHLQTFTEERPVEGSDETRPVTVDDAYSAQVEFENGAMGTFEASRVTEGHKNDHTIAVHGTEGSVEFSLERLNELRVMTGDNRGYETVLVTDADDPYVDHWWPPGHVIGWEHTFVHENYEFLSSVRDGTAFHPNFADAYEVQRVLDAVERSDANGAWVELD; translated from the coding sequence ATGAGTGACCCACTCGACATCGGCGTCCTCGGCTACCGCTTTATGGGGAAGGCGCACGCGAACGCACTCGACCGCCTGCCGATGTTCTTCGACGACGCCCCGGAGACGAACCGACACACCATCATCGGCCGCGACGAGGAGGCACTCGCTGAGGCTGCCGACACGCTCGGCTTCCAGCACACCGCGACCGACTGGCGCGAGGTGGTCGACGAGGTGGACGTCTTCTACAACCTCGGGCCGAACCACCTCCACGTCGACCCCTCCATCGCGGCGCTGGAGGCAGGGACGCCTGTCCTCTGTGAGAAGCCGCTCGCACCGACGCTGGAGGGTGCACGCGAGATGCACGGGGCCGCACAAGCCGCCGACGTGCCCGCCGCCTGCGCGTTCAACTATCGGTTCGTCCCCGCCATCCGCTACGCGAAACGGCTCATCGACGCGGGCGAACTCGGTGCGATCCGTCAGGTCCGCGGACGCTACCTCCAAGACTGGCTCTCGGACCCCGACGCGCCGTGGAGTTGGCGCAACGACGAGGAGGCGGCCGGGTCGGGCGCACTCGGTGACCTCGGCGCGCACACGGTCGACCTCGCGCGTTTCCTCGTCGGCGACCACGCGGGCGAGATGAAGCGTATCTCCGGCCACCTGCAGACGTTCACTGAGGAGCGACCCGTCGAGGGCAGCGACGAGACGCGGCCTGTCACCGTCGACGACGCCTACTCCGCACAGGTCGAGTTCGAGAACGGCGCGATGGGCACGTTTGAAGCCTCCCGCGTGACCGAGGGGCACAAGAACGACCACACCATCGCAGTCCACGGCACCGAGGGGAGCGTCGAGTTCTCGCTGGAACGGCTGAACGAACTCCGGGTGATGACCGGCGACAACCGCGGCTACGAGACGGTCCTCGTCACGGACGCGGACGACCCGTACGTCGACCACTGGTGGCCGCCGGGCCACGTCATCGGCTGGGAGCACACGTTCGTCCACGAGAACTACGAGTTCCTGTCGAGCGTGCGCGATGGAACGGCGTTCCACCCGAACTTCGCGGACGCCTACGAGGTACAGCGCGTCCTCGACGCCGTCGAGCGGTCTGACGCGAACGGGGCCTGGGTCGAACTGGACTGA
- a CDS encoding CNNM domain-containing protein → MATPEVVFRLLAGVALILANGFFVAIEFALTRARQFTEQEFVDGSPALERAWEMTQSLELYLTTCQVGITASSIAVGIVAEPALAALFEPLFADTRFASVGAGALLGFLIINLVHLTHGEQTPTYLGVERSRFVSRYGATPLYYFHKLISPVITFGDWIAKATLKLFGVEMTGAWLETEQDAIETRAELRQRVSSTLEEGAVADERQEEVVNALKVGERTVEDVMVPAEEMVTLSTGASTVENLERMRGSPHTRFPLLDEDGGEFVGIVYVPSIIRETDDLTDDGLDLTAAAAPPMTLSPDTTVADAIDRFQLEGQELALVVSDGEIRGLLTATDAFEEVMGELEDPLDRRDGDA, encoded by the coding sequence ATGGCTACGCCGGAGGTCGTGTTCAGGCTCCTCGCGGGCGTCGCACTCATCCTCGCGAACGGGTTCTTCGTCGCTATCGAGTTCGCGTTGACGCGGGCGCGCCAGTTCACCGAACAGGAGTTCGTCGACGGCAGCCCCGCACTCGAACGCGCGTGGGAGATGACGCAGAGCCTCGAACTGTATCTCACGACCTGCCAGGTTGGCATCACGGCGTCGAGTATCGCGGTCGGCATCGTCGCGGAACCGGCGCTTGCGGCGCTGTTCGAACCGCTGTTCGCCGACACGAGGTTCGCGTCGGTCGGGGCCGGCGCGCTGCTCGGCTTCCTGATTATCAACCTCGTCCACCTCACGCACGGCGAGCAGACGCCGACGTACCTCGGTGTGGAGCGGTCGCGGTTCGTCTCCCGCTATGGGGCGACGCCGCTGTACTACTTCCACAAACTCATCTCACCGGTCATCACCTTCGGCGACTGGATCGCGAAGGCGACGCTGAAACTGTTCGGCGTCGAGATGACCGGCGCGTGGTTGGAGACCGAACAGGACGCTATCGAGACGCGTGCGGAACTCCGCCAGCGGGTGTCGTCGACGCTGGAGGAGGGAGCAGTGGCCGACGAGCGCCAAGAGGAGGTGGTCAATGCGCTGAAAGTCGGCGAACGAACCGTCGAGGACGTGATGGTGCCCGCCGAGGAGATGGTGACGCTGTCGACGGGCGCGTCGACGGTCGAGAACCTCGAACGGATGCGTGGGTCGCCGCACACGCGGTTCCCCCTGTTGGACGAAGACGGCGGAGAGTTCGTCGGCATCGTGTACGTCCCATCGATCATTCGGGAGACAGACGACCTCACGGACGACGGCCTCGACCTCACGGCTGCGGCGGCCCCACCGATGACGCTGTCGCCCGACACCACCGTCGCGGACGCCATCGACCGCTTCCAGTTGGAGGGGCAGGAACTCGCACTCGTCGTCTCCGACGGCGAGATACGCGGCCTCCTCACGGCGACCGACGCCTTCGAAGAGGTGATGGGCGAACTCGAAGACCCACTCGACCGCCGCGACGGCGACGCCTGA